A stretch of the Malus domestica chromosome 08, GDT2T_hap1 genome encodes the following:
- the LOC103441484 gene encoding ACT domain-containing protein ACR2 has translation MKKVCWPYFDPDFDNLPERIYGPACQVCIDNEGMEDCTVVKVDSVNKEGLLLEVVQVLTDMNLTITKSYISSDAGWFMDVFHVKDEHGNKVTDQNVLNYIQQAIGTATGPPDLAKSYANNNPILFEPENPIEHTSENLGEHTTIEMTGTDRPGLFSEISAALADLQCNIVEAHAWSHNARLACVAQISDTSTDTPIDDPRRIATIEDHLITVLRATTALSPFGKEPNCQQEVKTSGLMGGGDSNHNIHQGSMSTNVDRRLHQLMLSVRDFDGPHLRPASSPRTPLGLDSKEESRKTVVWIESCKEKGYSMVTIECKDRPRLMFDTVCTLTDMQYVIFHASASAQEGYSFQEYFIRHIDGDALCTESEKERVIKCLEAAIERRVCEGVRLELCADNRIGLLSDITRVLRENGLAVVRADVATQGKKAVNAFYVRDISGKEVVDMDLIESMKRELVGENPIDFQVKNDTWMRPNSLEKGSSPLSNFGDMLKSQIERFSYKFVKIK, from the exons ATGAAGAAAGTTTGTTGGCCTTACTTTGATCCTGACTTTGATAATCTCCCAGAGAGGATATATGGCCCTGC TTGTCAAGTATGCATCGACAACGAAGGAATGGAAGATTGCACAGTAGTAAAGGTGGATAGCGTGAACAAGGAAGGGCTTCTCCTGGAAGTGGTGCAAGTTTTGACAGACATGAACCTCACCATCACTAAAAGTTACATTTCTTCTGATGCTGGATGGTTCATGGATG TTTTTCATGTGAAAGATGAACATGGCAACAAAGTTACAGACCAGAATGTCCTTAACTATATTCAACAG GCCATAGGTACAGCCACAGGCCCCCCAGACTTGGCCAAGTCCTACGCCAACAACAACCCTATTTTATTCGAACCCGAAAACCCTATTGAACACACCAGTGAAAATCTTGGCGAGCACACTACCATTGAAATGACCGGTACAGACCGGCCCGGTTTGTTTTCAGAGATCTCCGCTGCCCTGGCGGATCTCCAATGCAACATAGTAGAAGCGCATGCATGGAGCCACAATGCTCGCCTGGCATGTGTTGCTCAAATATCTGATACATCTACCGACACTCCAATCGACGACCCCAGACGCATTGCCACCATAGAAGACCACCTCATCACCGTCCTCCGTGCCACCACAGCCCTCAGCCCGTTTGGGAAGGAACCCAATTGTCAACAAGAAGTGAAGACCTCTGGGCTTATGGGAGGAGGAGATAGTAATCATAATATTCACCAAGGCAGCATGAGTACTAATGTGGACCGTAGGTTGCACCAGCTCATGCTCTCTGTGAGGGACTTTGATGGGCCTCACTTGAGGCCTGCAAGCTCGCCAAGGACGCCCTTGGGGTTGGATAGTAAGGAGGAGAGTCGGAAGACAGTGGTTTGGATTGAGAGTTGTAAGGAAAAAGGGTATTCAATGGTGACTATCGAGTGCAAGGATCGGCCGAGGCTCATGTTTGATACTGTGTGCACTCTCACTGACATGCAATATGTAATTTTCCATGCTTCTGCTAGTGCCCAAGAAGGTTATTCCTTTCAG GAGTATTTTATTCGACACATCGACGGGGATGCCCTGTGTACTGAAAGTGAGAAGGAAAGAGTAATAAAATGCTTAGAGGCTGCTATTGAGCGTCGGGTTTGTGAG GGTGTTCGGCTAGAACTATGCGCAGACAATAGGATAGGGTTGCTCTCGGATATAACTAGGGTTCTACGGGAGAATGGACTTGCGGTTGTTCGAGCAGATGTAGCAACGCAAGGAAAAAAGGCCGTAAACGCCTTCTACGTCAGGGATATTTCAGGCAAAGAAGTAGTAGACATGGATTTGATCGAGTCGATGAAGAGAGAATTAGTGGGTGAAAATCCAATAGATTTTCAAGTCAAGAATGACACATGGATGAGACCGAACTCACTTGAAAAAGGGTCGTCCCCTCTCTCTAATTTTGGAGACATGCTAAAATCTCAGATTGAGCGATTTTCGTACAAGTTTGTCAAGATCAAATAG